The following coding sequences are from one Photobacterium angustum window:
- a CDS encoding DM13 domain-containing protein, which yields MTIKKTITLLITHLLAGAFGVALGIYLLPILTAPTAPTQSEVSRISKQAQYSGEFTKGLAGSDFLHWGEGKVSISPTKITLMGKLAPGPDYKLYLSPKFVETETEFNQEKANMVLVGNVKTFDNFVVNVPQNINITEYDTVIVWCESFGQFITSAKYQ from the coding sequence ATGACTATCAAAAAGACAATTACACTTCTTATCACTCACTTACTTGCCGGTGCATTCGGTGTTGCCCTAGGGATCTATTTACTGCCTATTTTGACTGCGCCAACGGCACCAACACAATCTGAAGTCTCTCGCATTTCGAAGCAAGCCCAGTATTCTGGTGAGTTCACAAAAGGATTAGCTGGTAGCGACTTTCTCCATTGGGGCGAAGGTAAAGTTTCAATCTCACCAACAAAAATAACCTTAATGGGAAAACTCGCACCAGGGCCTGATTATAAACTATACCTATCACCTAAATTTGTAGAAACCGAAACAGAATTTAACCAAGAAAAAGCCAATATGGTGTTGGTAGGAAACGTGAAAACCTTTGATAATTTCGTTGTCAATGTGCCTCAGAACATTAATATCACTGAATACGATACAGTGATCGTGTGGTGTGAATCTTTTGGTCAATTTATTACTTCAGCTAAATATCAATAA
- a CDS encoding phospholipase D family protein, giving the protein MLFTCRSIATTVSLPLLLSGCNWVYWDEDFESYHDLSLSNPYPFHQVDIYQPDSGVGRNDITVLNSGIAALQTRIDMIQRAHKTIEVEYFIFSPDMSGKIIVQELVAAAKRGVKVRVLIDKSATVFEFDEYYADGLKAHGIDVRYYNAAPLYYISTINFRNHRKLLVVDGKEAITGGRNIENDYFDLSEQYNFLDRDLHVSGSIVKAMQDSFNAFFEHDISERYQSPEVPNNRIELQKYERKQEAVQAFLAHTEIEEATRARIEAIARPILMAKKTYLCPETTFTSDAPGGSFWTRFKDPYSDNYRFLRKTIFDKVMTVDNSLILASPYLLNNRKSEHLMQILLDKNIDMTLYTNSLSSTDATYVAAQLYSHVYDWQAKGMHIYLHAGEWLNETATVSKAVENARWGMHSKTQIYKRNGDAQNEVMVGTYNIDNRSNHYNTEMGLFCRGNDQLVAEIEESIRSRAKNGYQIVGNEQAIDSQNNPVNVYGAGDPDTTKMKFMWLPSWLFNFLL; this is encoded by the coding sequence GTGTTGTTTACTTGCCGTTCTATTGCAACCACTGTGTCATTACCATTACTACTCTCTGGGTGTAATTGGGTTTACTGGGATGAAGATTTTGAGAGTTATCATGATCTTTCGTTATCGAATCCTTATCCGTTTCATCAAGTTGATATTTATCAGCCGGATAGTGGTGTAGGGCGCAATGACATAACAGTACTTAATAGCGGTATTGCAGCATTACAAACCCGTATTGATATGATCCAACGTGCCCATAAAACGATTGAAGTGGAGTACTTTATTTTTTCTCCGGATATGAGTGGGAAAATAATCGTGCAAGAATTAGTGGCAGCAGCAAAACGAGGAGTAAAAGTACGGGTATTAATTGATAAATCTGCCACCGTATTTGAGTTTGATGAATACTATGCCGATGGTTTGAAAGCTCATGGTATTGATGTTCGCTATTATAATGCTGCACCGCTGTATTATATTTCTACGATAAACTTTCGTAATCATCGTAAATTATTAGTGGTTGATGGTAAAGAAGCGATTACTGGGGGGCGAAATATCGAAAATGATTATTTTGATCTTTCAGAACAATATAACTTTCTTGATCGTGACCTGCATGTATCCGGATCGATTGTTAAAGCGATGCAGGATTCTTTTAATGCGTTTTTCGAACATGATATCAGTGAACGTTATCAGTCTCCTGAAGTACCTAATAATCGTATTGAATTACAAAAATACGAGCGTAAGCAGGAAGCCGTTCAGGCATTTCTTGCTCACACAGAAATTGAAGAGGCGACAAGAGCGAGAATAGAAGCCATTGCAAGGCCGATTTTAATGGCGAAAAAGACGTATTTATGCCCTGAAACGACATTTACTTCAGATGCACCGGGAGGATCTTTCTGGACGCGATTTAAAGATCCGTATAGTGATAATTATCGTTTTTTACGTAAAACAATTTTCGATAAAGTGATGACAGTAGATAACAGTTTAATATTGGCCTCTCCTTATCTACTGAATAATCGAAAATCAGAGCATTTAATGCAAATATTACTCGATAAAAATATCGATATGACGCTATACACCAATTCTTTATCCTCAACCGACGCCACTTATGTAGCCGCACAACTGTATAGTCATGTTTATGATTGGCAAGCTAAGGGAATGCATATCTATCTTCATGCTGGCGAATGGCTAAATGAAACTGCAACAGTGAGTAAAGCGGTGGAAAATGCGCGGTGGGGGATGCATTCAAAAACACAAATTTATAAACGCAATGGTGATGCTCAAAATGAAGTGATGGTGGGAACGTACAATATTGATAACCGTTCTAACCACTATAATACTGAAATGGGACTTTTTTGTCGTGGCAACGATCAGCTTGTCGCTGAAATTGAAGAGAGCATTCGTTCACGAGCAAAGAATGGATACCAAATAGTCGGGAATGAACAGGCAATAGATAGTCAAAATAATCCAGTTAATGTCTATGGGGCTGGTGATCCAGATACAACGAAAATGAAATTTATGTGGTTACCGTCATGGCTGTTTAATTTCTTATTATAA
- a CDS encoding class II fumarate hydratase: MTTYRIETDSMGDVQVPEAALYQAQTQRAVDNFPISALTMPATFIQALAFIKQAAAKANAELALLETDIADAIISACQEIIDGQHLTQFPVDVFQTGSGTSSNMNANEVIATLASRKLGEIVNPNDHVNMGQSSNDVIPTAIAISASLATEQELIPALQYLSQAIESKAQTLENVVKTGRTHLMDAMPITLAQELRGWKYQIDAASSGIQQTLPQVKALAQGGTAVGTGINAAPDFSGLFAKHLSATTKSSFKPSDNFFYNMSSQDAIVSLSGQLKTAAVAIMKIANDLRWMNSGPLAGLGEIELQALQPGSSIMPGKVNPVIPESAAMVAAQVIGNDSTITIAGQSGNFQLNVMLPVIALNISQSIELLTNTSVQLANKAILSFNVREDNLQTALAKNPILVTALNPVIGYLKAAEIAKKAYKEQRAIIDVAEEETDLSREELQKLLDPAKLTQGGIAK; encoded by the coding sequence ATGACTACATACCGCATAGAAACAGACAGTATGGGTGATGTACAAGTACCTGAAGCAGCACTCTATCAAGCGCAAACCCAACGAGCTGTTGATAACTTTCCAATCAGTGCGTTAACCATGCCAGCGACATTCATTCAAGCATTAGCATTCATCAAACAAGCAGCCGCAAAAGCAAATGCCGAATTAGCACTATTAGAAACAGACATTGCCGATGCAATTATCTCTGCCTGCCAAGAAATCATTGATGGACAACATTTAACACAATTTCCAGTTGATGTATTCCAAACGGGATCAGGAACAAGCTCTAACATGAATGCCAATGAAGTGATTGCAACACTGGCATCACGAAAACTAGGCGAAATAGTGAACCCAAATGACCACGTCAATATGGGGCAAAGTAGTAATGATGTTATTCCAACCGCTATCGCCATTAGCGCATCGCTTGCTACTGAACAAGAACTTATTCCAGCATTACAGTATTTAAGCCAAGCCATTGAGTCAAAAGCACAGACACTTGAAAATGTAGTTAAAACAGGGCGTACACACTTAATGGATGCTATGCCAATCACGTTGGCACAGGAGCTCCGTGGCTGGAAATATCAAATAGATGCAGCATCAAGTGGAATACAACAAACACTGCCGCAAGTAAAAGCCTTAGCACAAGGCGGTACAGCGGTCGGAACAGGCATCAATGCAGCACCGGACTTTTCTGGTTTATTTGCTAAACATCTCTCTGCGACAACGAAATCATCTTTCAAACCTAGTGACAATTTCTTTTATAACATGTCTAGCCAAGATGCGATTGTTAGCCTCTCAGGACAGCTAAAAACAGCGGCTGTAGCAATAATGAAGATCGCCAACGATCTACGATGGATGAATTCTGGCCCACTTGCAGGACTAGGAGAAATAGAACTCCAAGCTTTACAACCAGGTTCATCTATCATGCCTGGTAAAGTTAACCCTGTTATTCCTGAATCTGCAGCCATGGTAGCAGCACAAGTGATTGGTAACGATTCGACAATCACAATTGCTGGTCAATCTGGCAATTTTCAATTGAATGTTATGCTTCCCGTCATTGCTCTAAATATTAGTCAGAGTATTGAGCTACTCACAAACACTTCAGTTCAACTCGCTAACAAAGCAATATTAAGCTTTAACGTTCGTGAAGATAACTTACAAACGGCACTCGCGAAAAACCCTATTCTGGTTACGGCACTGAATCCAGTTATTGGTTATTTGAAAGCAGCTGAAATTGCTAAAAAAGCTTACAAAGAACAACGTGCAATTATTGATGTAGCAGAAGAAGAAACAGATCTTAGCCGTGAAGAGCTGCAAAAATTACTTGATCCTGCAAAATTAACCCAAGGCGGTATTGCTAAATAA
- a CDS encoding sigma-54-dependent transcriptional regulator, whose protein sequence is MVAQCDKKTFKARLVAIGCTYEPWIALLEQTGWKTHCCYDLRTADAILEEYSPCICIVDLSNNDFSLNSISLRANKTKQVKWIAVIKKEQLGMDAICQFINNYCVDYFSIPIPSTHLLETVGHQLGMLEIESNSWTELDAQQDVGLFGESKSIKHLRDMVRRVAMTDVNIFISGEQGTGKDLIANSIHNLSKRRNDSFTMINCASVMDDDEQIAFLNSDGEHVSENTIKAGTVLLNGIEELSKNLQQKLLAYLQKPTNDSLEDTRECDVRVIACSSANLEQAIANETFSKELFYRLNVFHISVPTLRERGADIIALAEYFLQKYSREYNTIATQYNEEAKQLLLRYNWPGNVRELINQIKRVSLLTDGNEVGVEHFDLPKKINMKQSLRNIKDEAEKDVLVAVLETHRGQVASAAKDLGVSRATMYRLLNKHNIVPDVRYYNGSNYATE, encoded by the coding sequence ATGGTAGCACAGTGTGATAAGAAAACTTTCAAAGCTAGACTCGTTGCTATTGGCTGTACTTATGAACCTTGGATTGCGTTATTAGAACAAACTGGATGGAAAACACATTGTTGTTATGACCTTCGTACTGCTGATGCCATCTTGGAAGAATATAGTCCTTGTATTTGTATTGTCGATCTTAGTAATAATGATTTTAGTTTAAATAGCATTTCTTTAAGGGCAAATAAAACCAAGCAAGTAAAATGGATTGCTGTAATTAAGAAAGAACAGCTTGGTATGGATGCTATTTGCCAATTTATAAATAATTATTGTGTTGATTATTTTTCAATTCCCATTCCATCGACGCATCTATTGGAAACTGTCGGCCATCAATTAGGCATGTTAGAAATTGAATCTAACTCTTGGACTGAATTAGATGCCCAGCAAGATGTCGGTTTATTTGGTGAGTCTAAATCAATTAAGCATTTGAGAGATATGGTTCGGCGTGTTGCAATGACAGACGTTAATATTTTTATTAGCGGTGAGCAAGGAACCGGAAAAGATCTTATTGCGAATTCTATCCATAATTTAAGTAAGAGAAGAAATGATAGTTTTACTATGATCAATTGCGCATCAGTTATGGATGATGATGAGCAAATAGCCTTTTTAAATTCAGACGGTGAACATGTATCTGAAAACACGATAAAAGCGGGTACGGTTTTACTTAATGGTATTGAAGAACTGTCTAAAAACTTGCAACAGAAGCTTCTCGCTTATTTACAAAAACCGACTAACGACTCTTTAGAAGATACCAGAGAGTGTGATGTTCGTGTTATTGCCTGCTCTAGTGCTAATTTAGAACAAGCAATTGCGAATGAAACATTCAGTAAAGAGTTATTTTACCGACTTAATGTTTTCCATATTTCAGTACCAACGCTGCGTGAAAGAGGTGCTGATATTATTGCTTTAGCTGAATACTTCTTACAAAAGTATTCAAGGGAATATAACACCATTGCAACTCAGTATAATGAAGAAGCAAAGCAGTTACTTCTACGTTATAACTGGCCGGGTAATGTACGAGAGCTAATAAATCAAATTAAACGCGTTTCATTATTAACAGATGGTAATGAAGTAGGTGTTGAACACTTCGACTTACCTAAGAAAATTAATATGAAGCAAAGTTTACGTAATATTAAAGATGAGGCAGAAAAAGATGTACTGGTTGCTGTATTAGAGACTCACCGTGGTCAAGTAGCATCAGCTGCAAAAGATCTTGGTGTTTCCAGAGCAACAATGTACCGCTTGTTGAATAAACATAATATTGTGCCTGATGTACGTTACTACAATGGCTCCAATTACGCGACAGAATAA
- a CDS encoding phosphoribosylglycinamide formyltransferase → MVIQNVARTHRLLPFAISNEKIADAMFQDSTNSHNFKRIDQTSALFNSSHSIKELQQIPSWRQHNITQPYNQLEKLYQHAYPAQQELNILLEAAALVSHSQAFLPGIKKQKRAETKIATELRGKVDKLTDVVRGSVVATNISDLVKAYNYLAQYGDIVRVKNRFDTPAVSGYRDIKVLVRLSNSGLIAEIQLHLEAIAEIKNGEEHDIYEAIQKIERISIIKRRPLDDIEKMQIKRLQNKSQALYAKAWQTYTQQFNLAS, encoded by the coding sequence ATGGTTATTCAAAATGTAGCTCGTACTCATCGTCTACTACCTTTTGCTATTAGCAATGAAAAAATTGCTGATGCTATGTTTCAAGATTCAACAAATAGTCATAATTTCAAGCGCATTGATCAAACGAGTGCATTATTTAATTCATCGCATTCTATCAAAGAGCTACAACAAATTCCTAGCTGGCGTCAGCACAATATTACACAGCCTTATAATCAGTTAGAAAAGTTATACCAACACGCATACCCAGCTCAACAAGAGCTAAATATACTGTTAGAAGCAGCAGCTCTTGTTAGTCATTCCCAGGCTTTTTTACCTGGAATAAAAAAACAAAAACGCGCTGAAACAAAAATTGCTACAGAATTACGCGGTAAGGTAGATAAACTAACCGATGTTGTACGTGGCAGTGTTGTCGCAACAAATATTAGCGATTTAGTGAAAGCATATAACTACTTAGCTCAATATGGCGATATCGTTAGAGTGAAAAATCGTTTTGATACCCCAGCGGTATCAGGCTATCGCGATATCAAAGTCTTAGTTCGATTAAGCAACAGTGGACTTATCGCTGAAATTCAACTGCACCTTGAAGCCATTGCAGAAATAAAAAATGGTGAAGAGCATGATATCTATGAAGCGATTCAAAAAATCGAACGTATTTCGATAATTAAACGTCGACCGTTAGACGATATTGAAAAGATGCAAATCAAACGCTTGCAGAATAAGTCCCAAGCACTATATGCAAAAGCGTGGCAAACTTATACTCAGCAGTTCAATCTAGCCAGCTAA
- a CDS encoding endonuclease/exonuclease/phosphatase family protein — protein sequence MTWNFQWLAAHPKNDIQRTAKDYQVLKQIFLTHQPDILAFQEVDSASSLHRIVPKDRYQIYISSRIKNKDDVFNGINQFTGFAVKKHLTVKEHPDITTLSSPAIALGNKPYYQQKLRYGSAIKINLKQHDIIVVNVHLKSGCFTPKQLKNNRKKSCRTLNLQRTLMQQWIEQQEVKRQPFILVGDFNHRISLNTTNNTTYFFSSNNQQSSLKWLTHNVRGNCLTKKRKNNKTYYRRYKELIDHGFSSDHFNVSSIQQVPYSFEQVSTYQLSDHCPVIFRLSFTPFISS from the coding sequence ATGACGTGGAATTTTCAATGGCTAGCGGCTCATCCCAAAAACGACATACAACGAACAGCAAAAGACTACCAAGTATTAAAGCAAATCTTTCTTACTCACCAACCCGATATTCTCGCCTTTCAAGAAGTCGATAGTGCCTCAAGCCTTCATCGCATTGTTCCTAAAGACCGATATCAAATATACATATCATCAAGAATCAAAAACAAAGACGACGTTTTTAATGGGATCAACCAATTCACTGGTTTTGCCGTTAAAAAACACCTTACCGTTAAAGAACATCCAGATATAACCACATTGAGCTCTCCCGCTATAGCATTAGGAAACAAGCCGTATTACCAACAAAAGTTACGTTATGGTTCAGCAATTAAAATCAATCTTAAGCAGCATGATATTATCGTTGTGAATGTACACTTAAAATCAGGTTGCTTTACTCCTAAACAGCTAAAGAACAACCGTAAAAAATCCTGTCGCACACTGAATTTACAACGAACATTAATGCAACAATGGATAGAACAGCAAGAAGTGAAAAGGCAGCCTTTTATCTTAGTTGGCGATTTTAATCATCGTATATCTCTTAATACAACAAATAACACAACTTACTTTTTCTCCAGTAATAATCAGCAAAGCTCTTTAAAATGGCTTACTCATAATGTTAGAGGTAACTGTTTAACAAAAAAAAGAAAAAATAATAAAACTTATTATCGTCGTTATAAGGAATTAATTGACCACGGTTTTAGTAGTGATCATTTTAATGTCTCATCTATCCAGCAGGTACCTTATTCCTTCGAGCAAGTATCAACTTACCAATTGAGTGATCACTGTCCAGTTATCTTTCGCCTCAGTTTTACACCGTTTATTTCTTCATAA
- a CDS encoding nitrogenase-stabilizing/protective protein NifW, with protein sequence MTKPDILITIKDFTAIEQALDYFEISYDSQFINANREALVKRFGGYLIMEKPDDWFSGRRALKNAYCRVQRSLLDKSTRQACRGCTSCQRR encoded by the coding sequence ATGACCAAACCAGATATTCTCATAACCATTAAAGACTTCACTGCTATAGAGCAGGCACTTGATTACTTTGAGATTAGCTACGACAGCCAATTTATCAATGCCAATCGTGAAGCGTTAGTAAAGCGCTTTGGTGGTTATTTGATCATGGAAAAGCCTGATGATTGGTTTTCAGGCCGCCGAGCATTGAAAAATGCCTACTGTCGTGTACAACGTTCATTATTAGATAAATCAACAAGACAAGCTTGTCGCGGGTGTACCAGTTGTCAACGTCGATAA
- a CDS encoding fumarate hydratase translates to MADYPAITGLSSFYVIIQECTFMNQPADTIARTEQDNSTNDMQPAQFNIARIFSIVLNVVLILAQIKLLKTHDVTIKTYGLFILCNVSILFSIFAPRLTSFKLKQILKYAYMPTVIAVFIFIGQVTN, encoded by the coding sequence ATGGCTGATTATCCTGCCATTACTGGGCTTTCCTCTTTTTACGTCATCATTCAGGAATGTACATTCATGAACCAACCAGCAGACACTATTGCTAGAACTGAGCAAGATAATTCAACGAATGATATGCAACCTGCACAGTTTAATATTGCACGCATCTTTAGTATTGTTCTTAATGTGGTATTAATACTCGCACAAATTAAGTTATTAAAAACTCATGACGTTACCATAAAAACTTACGGGCTTTTCATTCTATGTAACGTCAGCATTTTATTTAGTATCTTTGCACCTCGTTTAACAAGTTTTAAATTAAAACAAATTCTCAAATACGCTTATATGCCAACGGTTATTGCTGTATTTATTTTTATTGGTCAAGTCACTAACTAA
- a CDS encoding phosphoribosylglycinamide formyltransferase, whose protein sequence is MDVKSVLRTSFILFCMLSRSVVAAPAVAPAYTISDQPSPTRLSQASRKSFQRDLSGLYSIKSWKNNNIAQPYDDFVTLYQASTQAQVELANLMRSISLVSSTEALVPAVKSMARAQHKIETELNGQPNKITDIARASLVANDVSSLVQSFELLSKEATIVGVKNRFKKPTASGYRDLNVLVELPQSKIIAEVQLHLKDISDVKNGKEHDIYEQIQKIERLALHQKRPLTEFEEKKIKKLRQESLHLYQTAWQQYLQPNSVAV, encoded by the coding sequence ATGGATGTAAAATCTGTTCTACGTACAAGCTTTATTCTGTTCTGTATGCTTAGCCGTTCGGTGGTTGCAGCACCCGCTGTTGCGCCTGCATACACAATCTCTGACCAACCTTCACCAACACGTTTATCTCAAGCAAGCCGTAAGTCATTTCAACGTGATTTAAGTGGTTTATATAGCATTAAATCTTGGAAAAATAACAACATTGCACAACCTTATGATGACTTTGTTACCCTGTACCAAGCATCAACTCAAGCACAAGTTGAATTAGCAAACCTTATGCGTAGCATTAGCCTAGTTTCATCAACTGAAGCCTTAGTACCAGCAGTTAAATCAATGGCACGCGCACAACATAAAATTGAAACAGAGCTAAATGGTCAACCCAATAAAATTACAGATATCGCGCGTGCTTCTCTCGTTGCTAACGATGTATCATCTTTAGTGCAATCTTTTGAGCTACTAAGCAAAGAAGCGACCATTGTGGGTGTTAAAAACCGCTTTAAAAAACCAACAGCTTCTGGTTACCGTGATTTGAATGTATTAGTTGAGTTACCACAAAGTAAAATCATTGCCGAAGTACAACTTCACTTAAAAGATATTTCTGATGTGAAAAATGGTAAAGAGCATGATATTTACGAACAAATTCAGAAAATTGAACGTTTAGCTCTGCATCAAAAACGCCCCCTGACAGAGTTTGAAGAGAAGAAAATTAAAAAACTACGTCAAGAATCATTACATTTATACCAAACCGCTTGGCAGCAATACTTACAACCAAACAGCGTTGCCGTTTAA
- a CDS encoding DJ-1/PfpI family protein, with the protein MNIGIYIYENAEVLDFSGPFEVFSTAKRLHAKDWNIFLIAETSDPVTARGGFQVLPHYSFNDHPHIDVLIVVGGIHTEEMNKTEVLAWIKHIDTTATHVVSVCTGVFLLAQAQLLSHLFVTTHWEDIPILIETFPELNVIDNKRWVCDGKYITSGGISAGIDMSLYLVSKLHSLVLAEQVAHQMEYHWQQYP; encoded by the coding sequence ATGAATATAGGTATTTATATTTACGAGAATGCGGAAGTTCTCGACTTTTCTGGGCCTTTTGAAGTTTTTAGTACCGCTAAGCGCTTACATGCAAAAGATTGGAATATATTCCTCATTGCTGAAACGTCTGATCCAGTGACAGCACGAGGTGGCTTCCAAGTACTACCACATTACAGCTTCAACGATCACCCGCATATAGATGTTCTCATCGTTGTCGGTGGTATTCACACTGAAGAAATGAATAAAACAGAAGTATTAGCATGGATAAAGCATATTGATACAACAGCAACACACGTTGTTTCTGTTTGCACTGGCGTCTTTTTACTCGCACAAGCCCAATTGCTTAGCCATTTGTTTGTCACAACCCACTGGGAGGACATCCCAATTTTAATCGAAACCTTCCCTGAACTAAATGTCATAGATAACAAGAGATGGGTTTGTGATGGAAAATATATAACATCCGGAGGTATATCAGCAGGGATAGATATGAGCTTATACCTCGTATCAAAATTACACAGCTTAGTGCTTGCAGAACAAGTGGCACATCAAATGGAATACCATTGGCAACAATATCCTTAA
- a CDS encoding LysE family translocator produces the protein MELFTTYLTELIAVVTITVLTIITPGPDFLIVVRNSLVHSTRSGILTALGVAAAIWVHIFYTLAGIGVLLSQSIVLFSIVKYLGAAYLLYIGYKSLKSTAKTTLENSDLKKQDVSAIAAFKMGFLNNMLNPKATLFFLSLFTQLVSASTPIAIQITYGAIVSFTCFVWFSLVAIFLNRSYIKNAFLSAQQYIEKVMGVVLMALGAKVALSSSN, from the coding sequence ATGGAATTATTTACGACCTACCTAACAGAATTAATAGCCGTTGTTACTATTACGGTTTTAACCATTATTACACCGGGACCTGACTTTCTGATTGTGGTTAGAAATAGTCTCGTTCATTCAACGCGTTCTGGTATTCTCACTGCATTAGGTGTTGCTGCTGCGATTTGGGTACATATCTTTTATACCTTAGCAGGGATTGGCGTATTGCTTTCTCAATCTATTGTTCTCTTTTCTATTGTTAAATACCTTGGTGCGGCCTATCTGCTTTATATTGGTTATAAAAGTCTAAAAAGCACAGCGAAGACAACATTAGAGAATAGTGATCTTAAAAAGCAGGATGTTAGTGCTATTGCAGCTTTTAAAATGGGTTTTTTAAACAATATGTTAAACCCTAAAGCAACGTTATTCTTCTTGAGTTTATTCACTCAGTTAGTTAGTGCGTCGACACCTATCGCTATTCAAATTACCTATGGTGCGATTGTGTCATTTACCTGTTTTGTTTGGTTTTCTCTGGTCGCAATTTTCTTAAACCGCAGTTACATTAAAAATGCTTTCTTATCAGCTCAGCAGTATATTGAAAAAGTCATGGGTGTGGTGTTAATGGCATTAGGCGCGAAGGTTGCTTTATCTAGCTCTAATTAA
- a CDS encoding DUF2750 domain-containing protein: MSTPLDATAIETIQGFDAEKRYKHLVKEVVANREIWILIDEHGCVMLNTDDEDCVPVWPNKEFAEAWATGEWDNCKAEAISLNKWHSRWTHGLEDDELAIVVFPIQDQEGLVIYPDELDYELKNQAKKQR, from the coding sequence ATGTCTACGCCATTAGATGCAACAGCAATTGAAACAATCCAAGGTTTTGATGCCGAAAAGCGTTACAAGCATTTAGTTAAAGAAGTTGTCGCTAACCGTGAAATTTGGATCCTTATCGATGAACACGGTTGTGTAATGCTTAATACCGATGATGAAGACTGTGTACCAGTATGGCCAAATAAAGAGTTTGCAGAAGCATGGGCGACTGGTGAATGGGATAATTGTAAAGCAGAAGCTATTTCATTAAATAAGTGGCATAGCCGTTGGACGCATGGCCTTGAAGATGACGAACTGGCTATCGTTGTATTCCCAATTCAAGATCAAGAAGGTTTAGTGATCTATCCTGACGAGCTAGATTACGAGCTAAAGAACCAAGCAAAAAAACAGCGTTAA
- a CDS encoding HopJ type III effector protein → MDALLQTIKQNPTTVEFSHVMAVITEHYDYQTTTFYNGLKDDTLKNDAGTNEGSCKIFAFAQLNQLSEQETLACFGQYYRQDVLEHPDNNDHQNIRHFIKYGWSGIQFDTFPLTAKA, encoded by the coding sequence ATGGACGCTCTACTTCAAACCATTAAACAAAATCCAACCACCGTTGAATTTTCCCATGTTATGGCAGTGATCACTGAACATTATGATTATCAAACCACGACATTTTACAATGGTTTAAAAGATGATACGTTAAAGAATGATGCAGGAACAAATGAAGGTTCATGTAAGATTTTTGCTTTTGCGCAATTAAATCAACTCTCAGAGCAAGAAACGCTAGCTTGTTTTGGTCAATATTACCGTCAAGATGTGTTAGAACATCCTGATAACAATGACCATCAAAATATTCGTCATTTTATTAAATACGGTTGGTCTGGCATTCAGTTTGATACATTCCCGTTAACGGCTAAAGCTTAA
- a CDS encoding type B 50S ribosomal protein L31 yields the protein MKEGIHPEYRTVAFHDTGADKYIMVGSTIQTSRTVELDGETYPYVTLDVSMHSHPFYTGKQKMTKRDGRVARFNKQFAMTGLKGE from the coding sequence ATGAAAGAAGGTATACATCCAGAATATCGAACGGTGGCATTTCATGACACTGGTGCAGACAAGTACATAATGGTTGGTTCAACAATACAAACGTCAAGAACAGTTGAACTAGATGGAGAAACATATCCTTATGTTACGTTAGATGTTTCTATGCATTCTCACCCGTTTTACACCGGTAAGCAGAAGATGACTAAACGTGATGGACGTGTTGCTCGATTTAATAAACAGTTTGCGATGACAGGGCTAAAAGGGGAATAA
- the ykgO gene encoding type B 50S ribosomal protein L36 gives MQVLSSLKSAKKRSKDCQVVKRRGRLYVICKSNPRFKAVQGKVKKKK, from the coding sequence ATGCAGGTATTAAGCTCATTAAAAAGTGCAAAGAAGCGTAGTAAGGATTGCCAAGTAGTTAAACGTCGTGGTCGCCTTTATGTTATTTGTAAATCAAATCCAAGATTTAAAGCAGTACAAGGCAAGGTAAAGAAGAAAAAGTAA